In Bradyrhizobium sp. G127, one genomic interval encodes:
- a CDS encoding DUF2147 domain-containing protein has product MTSRTILRVPFAGLAFASLAFAVLALASSPAFSGDAAGTWLRESGASHVRIAPCGGGALCGTLTWIKPGTDTKAKVGQRIFFDMKPDGTDSWKGSAFNPEDGQTYAGKMSLSGHSLTTAGCAMGGMICKSTSWTRVN; this is encoded by the coding sequence ATGACATCCAGAACTATTCTGCGCGTTCCGTTTGCAGGCTTGGCGTTTGCAAGCCTCGCGTTTGCGGTTCTCGCCCTCGCAAGCTCACCCGCATTTTCGGGTGACGCTGCGGGCACCTGGCTGCGCGAAAGCGGCGCGTCGCATGTCAGGATCGCGCCTTGCGGTGGCGGCGCATTATGCGGGACTCTTACCTGGATCAAGCCCGGCACCGATACCAAAGCCAAGGTCGGCCAGCGCATCTTCTTCGACATGAAACCGGACGGTACGGATTCGTGGAAGGGCTCGGCCTTCAATCCGGAAGACGGGCAGACCTACGCAGGCAAAATGTCGCTCTCAGGTCATTCACTCACAACGGCGGGATGCGCCATGGGCGGAATGATCTGCAAGTCCACAAGCTGGACACGGGTGAATTGA